The genome window CTGATGTGCCTGCGCGTCTTCTGCGAGGGCGACGAGCCACTCTACCAGAAGCTCCGGCCCGCCGCCATGAAGCTGGGCGCTGCCTTCCAGAAGGTGAATTTCCTGCGTGATCTGAAGGACGACCACCAGAATCTTGGCCGCACCTACTTCCCCGGCATCGATATGAGCCGCTGGGACGAGGACACCAAGCGGGCCATCGAGGCCGATATCCAAGCGGACTTCGATGCGGCGCTGATCGGCATCCGCCAGCTGCCCAAGGGCGCTCGCTTCGGGGTGTACATGGCCTACATCTACTACCTGAACCTCTTCCGCAAAATCAAGGCGCTGCCTGCCGGGCGCATCATGCAGGAGCGGGTGCGGGTGCGCAACCGCCGGAAGATCGCCCTGCTCACCACCAGCTACCTGCGCCACAGCTTCGGCATGCTCTGAACACCATGCAGGACCAAGCGTTGAACGAG of Flavobacteriales bacterium contains these proteins:
- a CDS encoding phytoene/squalene synthase family protein produces the protein MNTIALYDKVCLKASRHTTYSYSTSFSLGIRSLDKRFHEPIHSIYGFVRFADEIVDTFHGFDKDSLLMRFREDTYRAIAEGISLNPILHSFQRVVNQYRIERELYDTFLDSMAMDLTDTRHDQGSYETYILGSAEVVGLMCLRVFCEGDEPLYQKLRPAAMKLGAAFQKVNFLRDLKDDHQNLGRTYFPGIDMSRWDEDTKRAIEADIQADFDAALIGIRQLPKGARFGVYMAYIYYLNLFRKIKALPAGRIMQERVRVRNRRKIALLTTSYLRHSFGML